Proteins from one Triticum aestivum cultivar Chinese Spring chromosome 7A, IWGSC CS RefSeq v2.1, whole genome shotgun sequence genomic window:
- the LOC123154782 gene encoding cyclin-D5-3, protein MRSVEYQSSTMALVPILVARGGSEGTTGPNLEEELKAILGSSWQQLQTGHVCSCYSVMIQEEDRSVQSSREVASSDVSAAAPAGSPGTSVAMAVAANDNKAIATTSADNKRRRLHFPQRQ, encoded by the exons ATGAGGTCGGTGGAGTACCAGTCGTCGACCATGGCGCTGGTGCCGATCCTGGTCGCGCGCGGCGGCAGTGAGGGGACGACGGGCCCGAACCTAGAGGAGGAGCTCAAGGCGATCTTGGGCTCATCATGGCAGCAATTACAAACC GGGCATGTGTGTTCCTGCTACAGCGTGATGATTCAAGAGGAGGACAGGTCCGTGCAGTCGAGCAGGGAGGTGGCTTCCTCCGacgtctccgccgccgcccccgccgggaGCCCGGGCACCTCCGTCGCCATGGCCGTGGCCGCCAACGACAATAAAGCCATTGCCACCACCTCGGCGGACAATAAGAGGAGAAGGCTGCATTTTCCTCAGCGCCAGTAG